One stretch of Chryseobacterium fluminis DNA includes these proteins:
- the dapB gene encoding 4-hydroxy-tetrahydrodipicolinate reductase codes for MKIALVGYGKMGRIIDEIATKRGHEVVARLKETPTAENLNNPDVVIEFSLPEVAYSNIKSCLENKIPVICGTTGWLDKKEEVERIALENGTAFLYGSNFSLGVNLFFALNERLADLMKNVEEYSCQLEEIHHIHKLDAPSGTAISIAEGIFKNNPKYDAWKLEETQGNQLGIFAIREDEVPGTHSVFYRSEVDEIEIKHTAFNRNGFALGAVVAAEWIKDKKGNFTMKDVLGL; via the coding sequence ATGAAAATAGCATTAGTTGGATACGGTAAAATGGGCAGAATTATTGATGAAATTGCTACCAAAAGAGGTCATGAGGTAGTAGCCCGATTAAAAGAAACTCCAACTGCTGAAAATCTTAATAATCCCGATGTTGTTATCGAATTTTCTTTACCGGAAGTCGCCTACAGTAATATCAAATCCTGCCTGGAAAATAAAATTCCCGTGATTTGTGGAACAACCGGATGGCTTGATAAAAAAGAAGAAGTAGAAAGAATAGCTCTCGAAAACGGAACTGCATTTTTGTATGGTTCCAACTTCAGCCTGGGTGTAAATTTATTCTTTGCCCTTAACGAAAGGTTGGCTGATCTGATGAAAAATGTAGAGGAATACTCATGTCAGCTGGAGGAAATTCACCATATTCATAAACTTGATGCACCGAGTGGAACTGCTATTTCCATTGCAGAAGGGATCTTTAAGAATAATCCGAAATATGACGCCTGGAAATTAGAGGAAACCCAGGGAAATCAACTGGGGATCTTTGCCATCCGCGAAGATGAGGTTCCCGGAACACACAGTGTTTTTTACAGAAGTGAAGTGGATGAAATTGAAATCAAGCATACGGCCTTCAACAGAAACGGCTTTGCACTGGGAGCTGTAGTCGCTGCCGAATGGATCAAAGATAAAAAAGGAAATTTCACCATGAAAGATGTTTTAGGTCTTTAA
- the lepB gene encoding signal peptidase I, with product MNYFLTYTVYVLILSVLMGISTWKLFKKMGYNPLFAFIPFYNYFIILKETNHPKWWAILSYLPIVGPIMMTVFHIYLMKKFGKNLFQHQLLTAILPFIYMATVNYSKNVELEDENELFLTDEEKNEKKKDSFIGSITFAVVFATIIHVFVTQPFGIPTGSMERTLLVGDFLFVNKWSYGYRMPMRPLAIPFLQGTIMDTGEPGNPKDDPKSYVDGVALPYSRILQFNKPQRNDVVVFNYPQDSVHTAIDRKDPYVKRCVAAAGDTFEMRAGRLFVNGQPEKVLGDQEVQHRYAVTTGSQLDIPGLYNIYGFLPVQEQQTDKGFVYFFLGLTDKTAAEIKQLPQVIDMKEDVQEKGVAAISYHLNADKTGYTKSIDTTQSIFPINKPWNADWYGPVRIPKKGDVVALTQESLPMYQWIISQYEHNSLENKNGKIFLNGKEANQYTIKQDYFMMVGDNRDASLDARFFGFVPEENIVGKPMFTWMSLQGAFKDASSSYQAPFKVRWDRMFKATNTGEANKTSYWWIAAMILILFFGWEYFMKLFKKKNTEDEL from the coding sequence ATGAATTATTTTTTAACTTATACAGTATATGTTCTCATCTTATCCGTGTTGATGGGGATTTCCACTTGGAAGCTGTTCAAAAAAATGGGGTATAATCCTTTATTTGCATTTATACCTTTTTACAACTATTTTATTATTCTTAAAGAAACGAATCATCCTAAATGGTGGGCCATTTTATCGTATTTACCGATTGTCGGCCCGATTATGATGACTGTTTTTCATATCTATTTAATGAAAAAGTTTGGGAAAAATCTTTTTCAGCATCAGCTTCTGACGGCAATTCTTCCGTTTATCTATATGGCGACGGTTAATTATTCCAAAAACGTAGAGTTAGAAGATGAAAATGAATTGTTCTTGACCGATGAGGAAAAAAACGAGAAGAAGAAAGATTCATTTATCGGTTCTATTACCTTCGCAGTAGTTTTTGCGACGATCATTCACGTTTTTGTCACTCAGCCTTTCGGAATTCCGACAGGATCTATGGAAAGAACTTTATTGGTCGGAGACTTCCTGTTCGTTAATAAATGGAGTTATGGATACAGAATGCCAATGCGTCCTTTAGCGATTCCTTTCTTACAGGGAACTATTATGGATACTGGTGAACCCGGAAATCCTAAAGATGATCCGAAATCTTATGTAGACGGAGTAGCATTACCCTATTCAAGAATTCTTCAGTTTAATAAACCGCAGAGAAATGATGTAGTTGTTTTCAACTATCCTCAGGATTCTGTACATACTGCGATCGACAGAAAAGACCCTTATGTTAAAAGATGTGTGGCGGCGGCTGGTGATACTTTCGAGATGAGAGCAGGAAGACTCTTTGTGAACGGCCAGCCTGAAAAAGTCTTGGGAGATCAGGAAGTTCAGCACAGATATGCGGTAACAACAGGCAGTCAGTTGGATATTCCGGGATTGTATAACATCTATGGTTTCCTTCCGGTACAGGAACAGCAGACGGATAAAGGCTTTGTTTATTTCTTTCTGGGGCTGACAGATAAAACGGCTGCTGAAATTAAGCAGCTTCCTCAGGTAATCGATATGAAGGAGGATGTGCAGGAAAAAGGGGTCGCAGCTATTTCTTATCACCTTAATGCTGATAAAACGGGATACACCAAAAGCATCGATACCACTCAGTCAATTTTCCCGATTAACAAACCATGGAATGCAGACTGGTACGGCCCGGTTCGAATTCCTAAAAAAGGAGATGTCGTAGCACTTACACAGGAAAGTCTGCCGATGTACCAATGGATTATCTCACAATACGAGCATAATAGCCTTGAAAATAAAAACGGGAAAATCTTCCTTAACGGAAAAGAAGCCAATCAGTATACCATCAAGCAGGATTATTTTATGATGGTGGGAGACAACAGAGATGCTTCGTTAGATGCCAGATTCTTTGGTTTCGTTCCGGAAGAAAATATCGTTGGGAAACCAATGTTTACATGGATGAGTTTACAGGGCGCGTTCAAGGATGCTAGCTCTTCTTATCAGGCACCGTTCAAAGTTCGATGGGACAGAATGTTTAAGGCGACCAACACAGGAGAGGCCAACAAAACTTCATACTGGTGGATTGCAGCCATGATTCTGATCCTGTTTTTCGGATGGGAGTACTTTATGAAACTATTCAAAAAGAAGAATACTGAAGACGAATTATAA
- a CDS encoding WbqC family protein — MNMKNVLLPVFYLPPVSWFSVFLDPENEIVFEQFENFPKQTYRNRSNIYGANGQLSLIIPIHHNGKRELRDIEISYREDWMNLHWKSIKTAYQSSPYFEYYEDKFRKIFNTKEKYLLDFNIKGLEVLQQILKTEKAYSLNEEYIKNPEAINYREKFSAKSPSEFAMEEYYQTFSDKLGFLKDLSVLDLICNKGPESLTYIKNIKQLY, encoded by the coding sequence ATGAATATGAAGAATGTATTATTACCGGTATTTTATTTACCTCCGGTTTCCTGGTTTTCGGTGTTTTTAGATCCTGAAAACGAAATTGTATTTGAACAGTTTGAAAATTTTCCAAAACAGACTTACAGAAATAGATCCAATATTTATGGTGCCAATGGTCAGTTATCATTGATAATTCCTATCCATCATAACGGAAAAAGAGAGCTCAGAGATATTGAAATCTCTTACCGGGAAGATTGGATGAACCTCCATTGGAAATCCATAAAAACAGCCTACCAGAGCTCGCCGTATTTCGAATATTATGAGGATAAATTCAGGAAAATATTCAATACCAAAGAAAAATATCTTTTAGATTTTAATATTAAAGGTCTTGAAGTTCTTCAGCAGATCTTAAAAACAGAAAAGGCATACTCTTTGAATGAAGAATATATCAAAAATCCGGAAGCGATCAATTACAGAGAAAAATTTTCTGCAAAGTCGCCTTCCGAATTTGCTATGGAAGAGTATTATCAGACTTTTTCAGACAAGTTGGGTTTTTTGAAAGATTTGTCAGTCTTAGATCTTATTTGTAACAAAGGTCCTGAATCTCTGACCTATATTAAAAATATTAAACAATTATACTAA
- a CDS encoding S8 family serine peptidase, translating to MKKVLLAAVFLAGFSFTSAQDAQAKNGNQNESKDLMTWYHKDFSTSKVYGVNTENAYKYLESKGLKPTTVVVGVLDSGVQVDHPGLVKNIWSNPNEVPGNGKDDDGNGYIDDVHGWNFIGGKNGDIDVDNMEVTRVVAKYKPVFEGNDSTKNKANQAKMPEDFAMYMKAKELFAKNSTEGRQGFQTYSMIGELVPNMVKLLGGKPVTAETIAAIKTPTDQRDAIALQVLKDFSQAPEFKGKSSVEFEKAAKDLVKEALDEYGPKAKQYDLNFDPRKEIVGDNYDDYSEKNYGNNHYEGPDAMHGTHVAGIIAGSPQGKEVQYGVASRVAKIMSVRTVPNGDERDKDVANAIRYAVDNGAKVLNMSFGKPVSPGKNVVWDAFKYAQDKGVLLVKAAGNENEDVAEHTAYPTNFKNATDETPFVNNVLVVGASTNDNGALRAGFSNFNKKMVNVFAPGQEIYSTVPHNEYRYLQGTSMASPVVAGAAAVLLAYMPGLTPAQVIESLVKSSNASTANGFTDFSQAGGVIDLKKAAEYAFINFYKGKSTNVKKAAKSVKKTVKK from the coding sequence ATGAAAAAGGTATTATTAGCTGCTGTTTTTTTAGCTGGTTTCAGTTTTACTTCTGCTCAGGATGCACAGGCAAAAAATGGAAATCAGAATGAAAGTAAAGATTTGATGACTTGGTATCATAAAGATTTCTCAACGTCAAAAGTATATGGTGTCAATACGGAAAATGCATATAAATATTTAGAATCCAAAGGTCTTAAACCTACTACTGTCGTGGTTGGAGTTTTAGACAGCGGCGTTCAGGTGGATCATCCGGGATTGGTGAAGAATATCTGGTCAAACCCAAACGAAGTTCCCGGAAATGGTAAAGATGATGATGGAAATGGGTACATTGATGATGTTCACGGATGGAACTTTATTGGTGGCAAAAATGGCGATATTGATGTAGATAATATGGAAGTAACCAGAGTAGTTGCGAAATACAAACCCGTTTTTGAAGGAAATGATTCTACAAAAAACAAAGCCAATCAGGCGAAGATGCCTGAAGATTTTGCCATGTATATGAAGGCAAAAGAGCTTTTTGCTAAAAACAGTACAGAAGGCAGACAGGGTTTTCAGACCTATTCCATGATCGGTGAGCTCGTTCCCAATATGGTTAAACTTTTAGGAGGTAAACCCGTTACTGCTGAAACGATTGCGGCAATTAAAACTCCTACGGATCAGAGAGATGCTATTGCTCTCCAGGTACTGAAGGATTTCTCCCAAGCTCCGGAATTCAAAGGTAAATCTTCTGTTGAATTTGAAAAAGCAGCAAAGGATCTCGTAAAAGAGGCATTAGATGAATATGGGCCGAAGGCTAAGCAGTATGATCTGAACTTTGACCCCCGAAAAGAGATTGTAGGAGATAACTATGACGATTATTCTGAAAAAAATTACGGAAACAATCATTACGAAGGCCCGGATGCTATGCACGGGACCCATGTGGCGGGGATCATTGCAGGCTCACCTCAGGGAAAAGAAGTGCAGTATGGTGTTGCTTCAAGGGTTGCAAAAATTATGTCTGTACGAACAGTTCCTAATGGGGATGAGAGAGATAAGGATGTAGCCAATGCCATCAGATATGCAGTCGATAACGGTGCTAAAGTTTTAAACATGAGCTTCGGTAAGCCGGTTTCGCCTGGTAAGAATGTAGTATGGGACGCGTTTAAATACGCCCAGGATAAAGGAGTGCTTCTGGTAAAAGCAGCAGGAAATGAAAATGAAGATGTGGCAGAACATACCGCTTATCCGACCAACTTCAAAAACGCTACAGATGAAACTCCTTTTGTGAATAATGTTTTGGTCGTTGGAGCAAGTACCAACGATAATGGAGCATTAAGAGCTGGTTTCTCAAACTTCAACAAGAAAATGGTTAATGTTTTCGCTCCCGGACAGGAAATTTACTCTACGGTTCCTCATAATGAGTATAGATACCTTCAGGGAACCTCTATGGCTTCTCCTGTAGTAGCCGGAGCTGCGGCTGTATTGCTGGCTTATATGCCGGGACTTACCCCTGCTCAGGTCATAGAATCATTAGTAAAATCCAGTAACGCAAGTACAGCCAACGGGTTTACCGATTTTTCCCAGGCCGGTGGTGTAATTGACCTTAAAAAAGCAGCAGAATATGCCTTTATCAACTTTTATAAAGGTAAAAGTACCAATGTGAAAAAGGCTGCGAAATCCGTAAAAAAGACTGTTAAAAAATAG
- a CDS encoding lipocalin family protein: MKKLLLAGLLGTSLFAVSCSGVKNAQTAQNQRSEFLKLKGDWQIVSVNYEKGYKIKPFDDGIDAQCFVGSHWRLIPNNWSGAYTVNGGGNCGSGFTQPIKFEIKDGSTFTFKKIADGTKAKQNIAGYTLSVTNQATDQFSLEQDVPFDGGNVRVVYNFERTGMK, encoded by the coding sequence ATGAAAAAGTTACTACTTGCAGGGTTGTTGGGGACATCACTTTTTGCAGTGTCTTGTTCCGGAGTAAAAAATGCTCAGACCGCACAGAATCAGAGATCAGAATTTCTTAAATTAAAAGGCGACTGGCAGATTGTGAGCGTTAATTACGAAAAAGGCTATAAAATTAAACCCTTTGATGACGGAATCGATGCTCAGTGTTTTGTAGGAAGCCACTGGAGGCTGATACCTAACAACTGGAGCGGTGCGTATACTGTAAACGGAGGCGGAAACTGCGGCAGCGGATTTACCCAGCCTATCAAATTTGAAATAAAAGATGGAAGCACTTTTACATTCAAAAAAATTGCTGACGGTACCAAGGCGAAGCAGAATATTGCAGGATATACATTGAGTGTAACCAATCAGGCTACCGACCAGTTTTCACTGGAGCAGGATGTTCCTTTTGACGGAGGAAATGTAAGAGTTGTTTACAATTTCGAAAGAACAGGAATGAAATAA